From the genome of Flavobacterium ovatum, one region includes:
- the yihA gene encoding ribosome biogenesis GTP-binding protein YihA/YsxC has product MKINTAEFIISNSDASKCPKDFLPEYAFIGRSNVGKSSLINMLTNQKKLAKTSGRPGKTQLINHFLINKNWFLVDLPGYGYAKVSKKTKSVFQQFITDYFENREQLVCAFVLIDIRHEAQTIDIEFMSYMGESEIPFCIIFTKADKISKVKIDSHIAAYKKNMFANNWAEMPEYFITSATENTGKEELLQYIDDVNQEVFKSNNSPFNTPG; this is encoded by the coding sequence ATGAAAATCAATACCGCCGAATTTATAATAAGTAATTCCGATGCTTCAAAATGTCCCAAAGACTTTTTGCCTGAATATGCTTTTATTGGTAGGTCAAACGTAGGAAAGTCATCATTAATCAATATGTTGACCAACCAAAAAAAATTAGCCAAAACCTCAGGAAGACCTGGGAAAACACAATTAATCAACCACTTTTTAATTAATAAAAATTGGTTCCTAGTCGATTTACCAGGGTATGGATATGCTAAAGTTTCAAAGAAAACCAAATCTGTATTCCAACAATTCATCACGGATTATTTTGAAAACAGAGAACAGTTAGTATGTGCGTTTGTCCTTATCGACATTCGTCACGAAGCACAAACTATCGATATCGAATTTATGTCCTATATGGGGGAAAGTGAAATTCCATTTTGCATTATTTTTACGAAAGCTGACAAAATCAGTAAAGTAAAAATTGACTCTCATATTGCAGCATACAAAAAAAACATGTTTGCCAATAACTGGGCCGAGATGCCAGAATATTTTATCACCTCAGCAACAGAGAATACCGGAAAAGAGGAATTACTGCAATATATAGATGACGTCAATCAGGAGGTTTTCAAGAGCAACAACAGCCCCTTTAATACACCTGGATAA
- the mraZ gene encoding division/cell wall cluster transcriptional repressor MraZ — protein MNTIVGTYECKVDAKGRVMIPAPLKKQLTTSLQDGFVLKRSVFQSCLELYPMEEWDLMMTKINKLNRFVKKNNDFIRRFTAGVKVVEIDSLGRLLVPKDLVGFANISKDVVFSSAVNIVEIWDKDLYEQSINGDDIDFADLAEDVMGNLNDNDNGIS, from the coding sequence TTGAATACAATTGTAGGAACATATGAGTGCAAAGTGGACGCTAAAGGGCGGGTGATGATACCTGCGCCATTGAAAAAGCAGTTAACTACCTCACTTCAAGATGGTTTTGTTTTGAAGCGTTCTGTGTTTCAATCTTGTTTGGAGTTGTATCCAATGGAAGAATGGGATTTGATGATGACAAAAATCAACAAGCTAAATCGATTTGTAAAAAAGAATAATGACTTTATTAGACGTTTTACAGCCGGTGTTAAGGTTGTTGAGATTGATTCTTTAGGACGATTGTTAGTTCCAAAAGATTTGGTTGGTTTTGCGAATATCTCTAAGGATGTTGTTTTTTCATCAGCAGTGAATATTGTAGAGATTTGGGACAAAGATTTATACGAGCAATCTATAAATGGAGATGATATTGATTTTGCTGATTTGGCAGAAGATGTAATGGGAAATTTAAATGACAACGACAATGGAATATCATAA
- a CDS encoding PAS domain S-box protein → MYSSQVIPDSNSLQSVLTGHTLKKEFDTILEYISDICEISDCFISIKAIEDVVIVSKKGLENFSNLNEIDYFQKLINSQEILISSDYNHDYPLNNYKGIFLFCASFPIKSCNKLIWGNICVLNKENLELNTKELKIVKQCVTQIESILDLSLKNHELETQLIENRIQFKSLLENSNEIVYELTLEGVISFASKNWRLYLGHKNEEIIGKSSSDFIHPEDIDKCLEYISTIKLNITTNSEIIYRILHKEGYYRWHSTKIHLIEKNNQQFYIGNCRDVTEHIEGKHKLQLQKELYETILNCLPTDVAVFDSNHKYLYINPIAIKNKELSDYIIGKDDFEYATHTNRNNKFAIERQTKFNAALQSKKTLSWEEELYDANGKVTFHDRKFTPIFNKDGSLNIMIGFSVNMTESKKIQTEILKSRQLTKSIIQNLAVGILVQGPNSEIIDNNISACEMLGLTQNQLIGKNSFDESWKVIYENGTNFKPEDHPVPLAIKQLKPINNVVMGVHRPTKKDLVWLLVDAIPVFGNQNQLLYVICSFNDITMQKNTEEKLKVSNERFKHVTKATSDVIWDLDVITGTVIMGNNFTKHFGHHFKNKDNIIPAAECDSYIHPDDVEKVNKKLDLILRDKTIKKWNQEYRYLKSDGYYSYVKNKAYIIRDKNGKATRMIGSLTDITLEKKLKDELLSSEEKFKGAFEYSSIGIGIVNNDGYWIDANKHLCNILGYHKDELKSLTFMDITHAHDLRNELFNKSRLVANEIPFYQIEKRYINKNKSIIWTNLSVSTVRDINGEIKYFIAQIIDITERKKVEKENKDLVEENNRNRNIQLNEAKNLYRLLADNTIDLVCLHELNLTFQYVSPSVKNLIGFTPEEMVGKTPMDFAHPEDIEVITNHLYKLNSTNIITPIQYRYLNSENKYIWVETIAKIVFKNEIPVKIQTNTRDISIRKKAEFVIEKTLRQERELNELRTNLVSTISHEFRTPMTTIRTSAELIGMYIEKQHYDNSNNLRKHINRITDEIDRIVELMNAVLIISKDDSKKTNFKPEKFDLKDLCLNIIQTTFSNNKDNRKVEVQIEGKEFLIFADKNLIEYAIFNILNNAFKYSENCGDVIMKIINYESIIKIEIIDFGIGIPENDQPKLFNTFFRASNTNGIQGTGLGLYIVKTFIERNSGIVKLESKLGKGTKIIIQLPELDLQ, encoded by the coding sequence ATGTATTCTTCACAAGTAATACCTGATTCAAATTCTTTACAGTCGGTTTTAACAGGTCATACTTTAAAAAAAGAATTTGATACTATCCTAGAATACATATCTGATATTTGTGAAATATCCGACTGCTTCATTTCAATAAAAGCTATAGAAGATGTTGTTATAGTATCTAAAAAAGGATTAGAAAATTTCAGCAATCTAAATGAAATTGATTATTTTCAAAAACTTATAAACAGTCAAGAAATTTTAATTTCGTCTGATTATAATCATGATTATCCATTAAATAATTACAAAGGAATTTTCTTGTTTTGCGCAAGTTTCCCCATAAAATCATGCAATAAATTAATATGGGGGAATATTTGCGTTCTAAATAAAGAAAATCTCGAACTTAATACTAAGGAATTAAAAATAGTAAAACAATGTGTTACACAAATAGAATCGATATTAGATTTAAGCCTAAAAAATCATGAATTAGAAACGCAGTTAATTGAGAATAGAATACAATTTAAATCTTTATTAGAAAATTCTAATGAAATTGTTTACGAACTCACATTAGAAGGAGTTATCAGTTTTGCATCAAAAAATTGGAGATTGTATTTAGGACATAAAAATGAAGAAATCATTGGCAAAAGTAGTTCAGACTTTATTCATCCTGAAGATATTGATAAGTGTCTTGAATATATCAGTACGATTAAACTAAATATAACAACTAATAGCGAAATCATTTATAGAATACTACACAAGGAAGGATACTATCGCTGGCACTCTACAAAAATTCATTTAATAGAAAAAAACAATCAACAATTTTACATAGGCAACTGTAGGGATGTAACGGAACATATCGAAGGCAAACATAAACTTCAACTTCAAAAAGAATTATATGAAACAATATTAAATTGTCTGCCAACTGATGTAGCTGTATTTGACTCTAATCACAAATACCTCTATATAAACCCTATTGCAATCAAAAACAAAGAACTAAGCGATTATATCATTGGCAAAGATGATTTTGAATACGCAACTCATACCAATCGAAATAATAAATTTGCCATTGAAAGGCAAACTAAATTTAATGCCGCACTACAAAGTAAAAAAACACTGTCGTGGGAAGAAGAATTATATGATGCAAATGGAAAAGTAACTTTTCACGATAGAAAATTCACACCAATTTTTAACAAAGATGGAAGCCTAAATATTATGATTGGTTTTAGTGTAAACATGACTGAAAGCAAAAAAATACAAACTGAAATTCTAAAAAGCAGACAACTTACCAAAAGTATTATCCAAAATTTGGCTGTTGGAATTTTAGTACAAGGTCCTAACTCAGAAATCATAGACAATAACATCTCCGCTTGCGAAATGTTAGGACTTACCCAAAACCAGCTTATAGGGAAAAATTCATTTGATGAATCATGGAAAGTAATTTATGAAAATGGGACTAATTTCAAACCTGAAGACCATCCAGTACCACTAGCTATAAAACAATTAAAACCAATCAATAACGTCGTTATGGGCGTGCATAGACCCACAAAAAAAGATTTAGTTTGGCTATTAGTTGATGCCATTCCTGTTTTTGGAAATCAAAACCAACTTCTTTATGTGATTTGTTCTTTCAACGACATAACAATGCAAAAAAATACTGAAGAAAAATTAAAAGTTAGTAATGAACGTTTTAAACATGTTACCAAAGCAACATCTGACGTAATTTGGGACTTAGATGTTATCACTGGTACCGTAATAATGGGCAATAATTTCACCAAACACTTTGGTCATCATTTTAAAAATAAAGACAATATCATACCTGCTGCTGAATGTGATAGTTACATTCACCCCGATGATGTTGAAAAAGTTAACAAAAAATTAGATTTAATATTACGTGATAAAACAATCAAAAAATGGAATCAAGAATACCGCTATTTAAAATCAGACGGCTACTATTCCTATGTAAAAAATAAAGCCTATATCATACGAGATAAAAATGGCAAAGCAACACGCATGATAGGGTCTTTGACCGATATAACTCTTGAGAAAAAACTAAAAGACGAATTACTAAGCAGTGAAGAAAAATTCAAAGGTGCTTTTGAATATTCATCAATTGGTATAGGAATAGTAAATAATGATGGTTATTGGATTGACGCTAACAAACACTTATGCAATATATTAGGTTATCATAAAGACGAGTTAAAGTCCCTAACATTCATGGATATAACTCACGCCCATGATTTAAGGAATGAATTATTTAATAAAAGCAGATTAGTAGCTAATGAAATACCATTTTATCAAATAGAAAAAAGATATATTAATAAAAACAAGAGTATTATTTGGACAAATCTATCCGTTTCGACCGTAAGAGATATTAATGGAGAAATTAAATATTTTATCGCACAAATCATAGACATCACTGAAAGAAAAAAAGTTGAAAAAGAAAACAAAGATTTAGTAGAAGAAAACAACCGAAACAGAAACATTCAGCTTAATGAAGCTAAAAATTTATATCGTCTTTTAGCAGACAATACAATCGATTTAGTCTGTTTACATGAACTGAATCTGACTTTTCAGTATGTGTCTCCTTCTGTTAAAAATTTAATAGGGTTTACACCAGAAGAAATGGTTGGTAAAACACCAATGGACTTTGCTCACCCAGAAGACATTGAAGTGATAACAAATCATTTATACAAACTTAATTCAACAAATATAATTACCCCTATTCAGTACCGTTATTTAAATTCAGAGAATAAATATATCTGGGTAGAAACTATTGCTAAAATTGTTTTTAAAAATGAAATACCTGTAAAAATTCAAACTAACACAAGAGATATTTCCATAAGAAAAAAAGCAGAATTTGTAATTGAAAAAACACTTAGACAAGAACGCGAATTAAATGAATTACGTACAAATTTAGTCTCTACTATATCTCACGAGTTCCGAACCCCCATGACAACCATACGGACAAGTGCGGAATTAATTGGCATGTACATAGAAAAACAACACTATGACAATAGTAATAATTTAAGAAAACACATCAACCGAATTACAGATGAGATTGATAGAATTGTTGAATTGATGAACGCTGTTTTAATCATATCTAAGGATGACTCTAAGAAAACTAACTTCAAACCAGAAAAGTTTGATTTAAAAGATCTTTGTCTTAACATTATTCAAACGACTTTTAGTAACAACAAAGACAATCGTAAAGTAGAAGTACAAATAGAAGGAAAAGAGTTTTTAATTTTTGCCGACAAAAATTTAATAGAATATGCCATTTTCAATATTCTAAACAACGCCTTTAAATATTCTGAAAATTGTGGGGATGTAATAATGAAAATAATCAATTATGAATCTATAATTAAGATTGAAATAATAGATTTTGGTATTGGTATCCCTGAAAACGATCAACCAAAACTTTTTAATACTTTTTTTAGAGCGAGTAATACTAATGGAATTCAAGGTACCGGTTTAGGACTTTATATTGTTAAAACATTTATTGAAAGGAATTCCGGTATTGTTAAATTAGAAAGCAAACTTGGAAAAGGAACTAAAATAATTATACAATTACCTGAATTAGATTTACAGTGA
- the nadE gene encoding NAD(+) synthase, with protein MTKKNTIQVEKVNTHIVNWLKKYADIAKVNGFVIGISGGVDSALTSTLCAQTGLQVLCVEMPIHQHKDHVSRGREHIVQLKAKFNNVSSIETDLTPVFETFKNEVPAHIDDKKLQLTLANTRARLRMTTLYYHAGVHGLLVAGTGNKVEDFGVGFYTKYGDGGVDISPIADLMKSEVFALASYLKIPDSILNAQPSDGLFGDEKTDEEQLGASYDELEWAMLADENELSITNFSEREKIVFDIYQRLNKANQHKMNPIPVCEINNI; from the coding sequence ATGACTAAAAAAAACACCATACAAGTTGAAAAAGTAAATACTCACATTGTCAACTGGTTAAAAAAATATGCTGATATTGCAAAAGTAAACGGATTTGTAATTGGAATTTCTGGAGGAGTAGATTCTGCATTAACATCAACCTTATGTGCACAAACTGGCCTACAGGTTTTATGTGTTGAAATGCCTATACACCAGCACAAAGATCATGTAAGTCGAGGTAGAGAACATATTGTACAGCTTAAAGCTAAATTCAACAATGTTTCAAGTATTGAAACGGATTTAACTCCTGTATTTGAAACTTTTAAAAACGAAGTTCCTGCTCACATTGATGATAAAAAACTACAATTAACACTAGCAAACACTAGAGCTAGATTACGAATGACTACGTTATACTATCACGCAGGAGTTCACGGGTTACTCGTGGCGGGCACTGGAAATAAAGTAGAAGATTTTGGAGTAGGATTTTACACTAAATATGGAGATGGCGGGGTTGATATTAGCCCGATAGCTGATTTGATGAAATCAGAAGTATTTGCTCTGGCATCCTATTTAAAAATCCCCGATTCTATTCTCAACGCACAACCTTCAGATGGATTATTTGGTGATGAAAAAACAGACGAAGAACAACTTGGCGCTAGTTATGACGAATTAGAATGGGCAATGTTAGCTGATGAAAACGAACTATCGATTACAAATTTCTCAGAAAGAGAAAAAATAGTTTTCGATATATACCAACGCCTAAACAAGGCTAACCAACATAAAATGAACCCAATACCTGTATGCGAAATTAATAATATCTGA
- the gldB gene encoding gliding motility lipoprotein GldB, with product MKLCVIPFLLSLFLFSCDKKTKIEKIVAEIPVNIKVERFDKAFFETAPKDLEKVKKEYPLFFPVGNDDSVWVEKMENPLWRELYNEVEKKYADFDSEKEDLDRLFKHIKYYFPQTVIPKVATVISEMDYNNKVIYTDSLVVIALELYLGKDHRFYEFPKYIKQNFEKNQMMPDVVSEFFKFKVKPNLEKSLLSKMIYAGKELYLKDKLLPETSDADKIGYTPEQLLWCQENEQYMWQYFIEKQLLYSDDVKLASRFINPAPFSKFYLEIDNESPGKVGAWLGWQIVRSYMDNNSASLSEVFTMNAKELFEKSKYKPKK from the coding sequence ATGAAATTATGTGTTATTCCGTTTCTTCTGAGCCTCTTTTTGTTTTCTTGCGATAAAAAAACAAAAATAGAGAAGATTGTTGCAGAAATCCCAGTAAATATTAAGGTGGAGCGTTTCGATAAAGCCTTTTTTGAAACAGCACCTAAAGATTTAGAGAAAGTCAAAAAGGAATATCCTCTATTTTTTCCTGTAGGAAATGATGATTCTGTTTGGGTAGAAAAAATGGAAAACCCGTTGTGGAGAGAGCTGTATAATGAGGTTGAAAAAAAATATGCTGATTTTGATTCTGAAAAAGAGGATTTGGATCGCCTATTCAAACATATCAAATATTATTTTCCCCAAACAGTGATCCCAAAAGTGGCTACGGTAATTTCTGAAATGGATTACAATAATAAAGTTATTTATACAGATAGCTTGGTTGTGATAGCTTTAGAGTTATATTTAGGGAAAGACCATCGATTTTATGAGTTTCCAAAATATATCAAACAAAATTTTGAAAAAAATCAGATGATGCCTGATGTTGTTTCTGAATTTTTTAAATTTAAAGTAAAGCCTAATTTAGAAAAAAGTTTGCTTTCAAAAATGATTTATGCTGGTAAAGAATTGTATTTAAAGGATAAATTATTACCTGAAACTAGTGATGCTGATAAAATTGGGTATACTCCAGAACAACTCCTTTGGTGTCAGGAGAACGAGCAATATATGTGGCAATATTTTATAGAAAAACAATTGCTATACAGTGATGATGTTAAATTAGCATCTCGATTTATAAATCCTGCCCCTTTTTCTAAATTTTATTTAGAAATTGACAATGAAAGTCCCGGGAAGGTGGGAGCGTGGTTAGGCTGGCAAATTGTACGCTCCTATATGGATAACAACAGCGCTTCGTTATCAGAAGTTTTTACTATGAATGCAAAAGAATTATTTGAAAAATCAAAATATAAACCTAAGAAATAA
- a CDS encoding FtsL-like putative cell division protein has translation MKYGIYSLLKAKFLVDDDAMKNWRFIVFLILLAIIMIANTQRYEQKVFKIAALTGEVKELRSEFVDRRSQLMKLRMESTVSEKMVAKEIYPSTVPPVKIKVKKEEEKSFFKKLWQ, from the coding sequence ATGAAATACGGAATATACAGCCTGTTAAAAGCAAAATTTCTTGTCGATGATGATGCGATGAAAAATTGGCGTTTTATCGTTTTTTTGATTCTGTTGGCAATAATTATGATCGCAAATACACAACGTTACGAACAAAAAGTGTTCAAAATAGCAGCCCTTACAGGTGAAGTAAAAGAATTACGATCGGAGTTTGTAGATAGGCGTTCCCAATTGATGAAATTAAGAATGGAGTCTACGGTGTCTGAAAAAATGGTGGCCAAAGAAATTTACCCATCTACGGTTCCACCAGTGAAAATTAAAGTTAAGAAAGAAGAAGAAAAAAGTTTTTTCAAAAAATTATGGCAGTAG
- a CDS encoding alpha/beta hydrolase yields MEKHYKKEGRYSYYEAGEGTPIVILHGLMGGLSNFDAVASYFSEKGYKIVIPDLPIYTQSILKTNVKSFAKYVKDFITFKGFDRVILLGNSLGGHIALYHTKMYPEKVAGLVITGSSGLYESAMGDSYPKRGDYEYIKKKAEDVFYDPKVATPELIDEVYATVNDRIKLIKTLTIAKSAIRHNMAKDLPKMHVQTCVIWGKNDKVTPPDVATEFKKLLPNSTLYWIDECGHAAMMEQPEEFNRVLEEWLVKTNL; encoded by the coding sequence ATGGAAAAGCACTACAAGAAAGAAGGTAGATATAGTTATTATGAAGCAGGGGAAGGTACGCCTATTGTAATTCTACACGGGCTAATGGGAGGGCTAAGTAACTTTGATGCCGTTGCTAGCTACTTCTCAGAAAAAGGATATAAAATTGTCATTCCAGACTTACCTATATACACACAAAGTATACTTAAAACGAATGTAAAAAGCTTTGCGAAATACGTCAAAGACTTCATTACATTCAAAGGATTTGACCGAGTTATTTTACTAGGAAATTCTCTTGGAGGCCACATTGCTTTGTACCACACTAAAATGTATCCTGAAAAAGTAGCAGGACTAGTAATTACAGGAAGCTCAGGACTTTACGAAAGCGCTATGGGAGATAGTTACCCAAAAAGAGGCGACTACGAATACATCAAAAAGAAAGCTGAAGATGTATTTTATGATCCAAAAGTAGCAACACCTGAATTAATTGACGAAGTATACGCAACTGTAAATGACCGTATCAAACTTATCAAAACACTAACCATTGCCAAAAGTGCCATTCGTCATAATATGGCGAAAGATTTACCTAAAATGCACGTACAAACATGTGTTATTTGGGGAAAAAATGACAAGGTAACCCCCCCAGATGTCGCTACTGAATTTAAAAAATTATTACCCAATTCTACGCTGTATTGGATTGATGAATGTGGACATGCTGCCATGATGGAACAACCTGAAGAATTCAACCGAGTACTGGAAGAATGGCTTGTAAAAACCAACTTATAG
- the gldC gene encoding gliding motility protein GldC: MSNQNRSEINFLVELDENKVPEKLMWSAKDGGVQLEEAKAIMLSIWDSKAKESMRIDLWTKDMPVDEMKVFFHQTLVAMSDTFHRATGDEKMAATMKDFCEYFAEKLELTNKEE; encoded by the coding sequence ATGTCAAATCAAAATAGATCAGAAATAAATTTTCTCGTAGAATTAGACGAAAATAAAGTGCCCGAAAAATTAATGTGGTCTGCCAAAGATGGTGGAGTACAATTGGAAGAGGCCAAAGCAATAATGCTTTCTATTTGGGACAGCAAAGCTAAAGAGAGCATGCGAATTGACTTATGGACTAAAGATATGCCTGTAGATGAAATGAAGGTTTTCTTTCATCAAACCTTAGTAGCAATGTCTGATACCTTTCACCGTGCTACTGGAGATGAAAAAATGGCAGCAACTATGAAGGATTTCTGTGAGTATTTTGCGGAAAAATTAGAGTTGACCAATAAAGAGGAATAA
- the rsmH gene encoding 16S rRNA (cytosine(1402)-N(4))-methyltransferase RsmH, producing MTTTMEYHNPVLLHESIDGLNIQPDGVYVDVTFGGGGHSREILRRLGPNGKLYAFDQDEDALANAIDDSRFVLINENFRFIKRFLRFYGAKSVDGILGDLGVSSHQFDVAERGFSTRFDAELDMRMSQKNDLSAYKVVNDYDDANLRRVFYDYGELKNAPALSKTIIEARELQPIKTTDELKEVLARYLPERVRNKILAQIYQAIRIEVNQEMDVLKEFLEQSLEILKPEGRLSVISYHSLEDRLVKRFMKNGMFEGEPEKDFFGNFSVPFKTVGKLIIPDAAEIKINNRARSAKLRIAEKK from the coding sequence ATGACAACGACAATGGAATATCATAATCCAGTTTTACTTCACGAATCTATTGACGGTTTGAATATACAGCCAGATGGGGTTTATGTAGATGTGACTTTTGGTGGAGGCGGTCATTCAAGAGAAATTTTGAGAAGGCTAGGGCCAAACGGAAAATTATATGCTTTTGACCAAGATGAAGATGCATTAGCCAATGCGATAGACGATAGTCGTTTTGTTTTGATTAATGAAAATTTCCGTTTTATAAAACGGTTTTTGCGTTTTTATGGGGCTAAATCTGTAGATGGAATCTTGGGAGACTTAGGGGTTTCTTCACATCAATTTGATGTAGCAGAAAGAGGTTTCTCAACTCGTTTTGATGCAGAATTAGATATGCGAATGAGTCAGAAAAATGATTTGAGTGCTTATAAAGTAGTTAATGATTATGATGACGCTAATCTAAGACGAGTATTCTATGATTACGGTGAATTGAAAAATGCACCTGCACTTTCAAAAACGATTATTGAAGCGAGAGAACTTCAGCCGATAAAAACTACAGATGAATTAAAAGAAGTTTTGGCGAGATATTTACCAGAAAGAGTTAGGAATAAAATTTTGGCTCAAATCTATCAAGCTATTCGAATTGAAGTGAACCAAGAAATGGATGTTTTAAAAGAGTTTTTAGAGCAATCTTTAGAAATATTGAAACCAGAAGGAAGATTAAGCGTGATATCGTATCATTCTTTAGAAGATAGATTGGTTAAGCGATTTATGAAAAACGGAATGTTTGAAGGAGAACCAGAAAAAGATTTTTTTGGAAATTTTTCGGTTCCTTTTAAAACCGTTGGAAAACTGATTATTCCTGATGCTGCCGAAATTAAAATAAATAATAGAGCTCGCTCTGCCAAATTAAGAATTGCCGAAAAAAAATAG
- a CDS encoding response regulator transcription factor: MIKVCLADSLPVVHFGVKSYFKDHADISIVANVGSFLMIRDILLTKEIDVLILDLELEGLASIFEIKSILKNFPKTKIIIFSNLSEQIYAPNAIKAGVSGYVHKKEKLETLGQSIVKVNQGKIIMNETVKKNLALIAKQSKSERLYRKLSNREVEVLRYLSGGKKNHEIATILGLNEKTISTYKLRLLTKLNVTNLVDLVEKAKKLEIV, encoded by the coding sequence ATGATAAAAGTTTGTTTAGCTGATAGCTTACCCGTAGTACATTTTGGAGTAAAATCATACTTCAAAGACCATGCAGATATCTCAATCGTTGCCAATGTAGGTAGCTTTTTGATGATTCGGGACATTCTCCTTACTAAGGAAATTGATGTTCTTATCCTAGATTTAGAATTAGAAGGTCTTGCTAGTATATTCGAAATCAAATCAATTTTAAAGAATTTCCCAAAAACGAAAATCATTATTTTCAGTAATCTTTCCGAACAAATTTATGCGCCAAACGCAATTAAAGCTGGTGTTTCTGGATATGTTCATAAGAAAGAAAAACTAGAAACTCTTGGACAATCTATTGTTAAAGTAAACCAAGGAAAAATCATTATGAACGAAACCGTTAAGAAAAACTTAGCGTTAATCGCTAAACAAAGTAAAAGCGAACGTTTATATAGAAAACTTTCAAACCGTGAGGTGGAAGTATTGCGTTATTTGAGTGGCGGTAAAAAGAACCACGAAATTGCAACCATTCTTGGATTGAATGAAAAAACAATTAGTACTTACAAATTGAGGTTACTAACTAAGTTGAACGTTACTAATCTAGTAGATTTAGTTGAAAAAGCTAAAAAACTAGAAATTGTCTAA